GAAGCCATACATGATATACTTAACAGCTTGCTCCAACATATCCAATAATTCTTCACGCTCAGGAATGGTTTTATAATCCTCATTAAAACGCTTGAAACGATCAATCGGCCCACTTGAGAAGGTCGGCATAAAGAGCATAAAGCGTAAGAATTCCCAAAGTGTGAATTCTTTCAAGACACCATCTCGCATTTCGATGATCATTCCGACAGCTCGGAAGGTTAAATACGAAATCCCTAAAAAACCAAACAAGGATTGGTGCCCATTCTTGATTGCTGGCTCTACCTTAACAAAGATCAGGGGCAAGACAGACAAGAAGGAATGAAGATAGAAAATCCACTTGTTGTCCGCTTTCTGACGATAGATTTTGTAGGAATACACAATCAAGATTTGCCAGACTACGTAAAAGAGCAGGGCATAAATTTGCTTGAGATTCGAACCTGTCAGCATCAAAATGATAAAGATCAGACTCACAAGTCCTTCATATACCGGAAATCTCTTTTTGAAAAAGAGGCCCACAAAGATCGGCAAAAAAGCTAGAATGAGGTAGATAAAATAGATCGGTGTTCCATAGTGTTCTAAATGAGGGAGCTGTTTCAAAAACTCGATCATCGGTTATTAACCTCGCTAATCAACCCTTTGATGTCGATTTTCCCGTTTGGTGTTAATGGCAGGCTGTCACGATAGAGGAATTTTGAAGGCATCATATAAGACATCATGATGTTTTCTAAATCTTCCTTAATGGCTTTCGTGATATCAATTTCGCGCTCAAATTGTTCTTTGACACCCTCTTTTAAGATGACATAGGCCAAGAGATTTTGGACCTTGTGATCTTTATTATAACGCGGTACTGCGACTGCTGAGTCAATATACTTCGATTTATTCAAGTTTTGAGAGACATCCTCTAGCTCGATACGATAACCGTTAAACTTGATTTGGAAGTCCATCCGTCCACCGTAGAGAAGGAGGCCTTCATCCGTCATGGTTCCGACATCTCCTGTATGGTAGGCTGGAAGACCTTCAAATTCGAAGAAAGCTTCTGCTGTTTTCTCTGGATTATTCATATAACCTTTTGAAACGGCTGGGCCAGATACGATGATCTCCCCTTGCTCACCATTTGGCAATTTGTTTCCTGCCTCATCAATGATGAAGGTTGGAGAATCTTCTTTGGTGTAACCAATTGGCAGACGTTTCAAAGTAGCTAACATCTCATCTGTTACGGCTACAGCTGAAAGAGCTACAGTTGCCTCAGTTGGGCCGTAGGCATTGATGATGCGCGCATTTGGGAAACGCTCGCGCAATTTCTGAGCCGTTTTAACGGTCAACTCTTCCCCATCAAAATAGAAATGGGTGATACCTGGCATCTTTTCAGCATTGAAATCCTCAGACAACATGGCCATATCTGCGAAAGATGGTGTTGAAGTCCAGATAGCAATCGGAAGAGAAAAGATGGTCGCAAAGAGTTGTTTGAAGTCTTGAGTGATAGCTGATGGAAGAGCAAAAAGCGTTCCTCCAAGAGCCAAGGTCGGTGCCCAGTACATGACAGACAAGTCAAAGGAATAGGGCGGTTGCGCCAACATTTGCGGACGCTCTGGCGTTGCAAATTCCTTGTCCGTAATCATCCAGTTGGTAAAGCTGAGCAAGTTATCGTGCGAAATTTGCACCCCTTTTGGTTTCCCAGTTGTCCCTGAGGTAAAGATGATGTAGTAGTTATCATCCCCTTTGACCGGATGTTTCAAGTCATAGGCATGCTGAGCCGCATAAGCTTCACGCACTTGCTCCAAGGACATGATTGGAGCAGCTGGGTTTTCCAATGGAAATTCATTGATGGCAATAATCAAGCTTGGCTCTGCTACTTCAACAATGGCAGACACGCGCTCCAAGGCAGAGTGGCTATCAATTGGGATATAGGCATGGCCAGATTTTGTCAAGGCTACAAAGGTTGCTAACATTTCATACTCTTGTCCACCAAAGACCACTACAGGTGACTTTTCAGGAAGTCCCATTTGGTCAATGTAGGCAGCCAAGCTATCTGAATCAGCCTTCAATTGGCCATAGGTATGTTCCTCACCAAGGACATTGTAAACCGGATAGTCTGGTTGTAGTTGCGCATAACGTTCAATTGTCTCGATCATATCAGTAATTGGTTGGTTTGACACGGCTAGGAGTCTCCTTTTCTAAAATTCGTTATAGATAAAGCCACCCTGACCTTGACCAAGGTAACTAAAGAAATAAAGTAGGGCTAGGAAAATGGCGAAATACAAGATCGTCTGCCCGATAAATTTATAAAGTGTTTTATGTTTCATAAGTTTCACTCTTCATTTTGATTGTTACTCACTATTTTACCATTTTTTATACCAAGTAAGCAATTTTAAACATAGTGAGAATGTGGTAGAAAACGTTATCATTTCAGATCATTCAAGCCGTTTAACGAAAGCATTTTTCTTTAATCAGTTTTTCTGATTGAAATCCTGTTTTATTTTACATTCCCCCGATGAATTAACTCCAGACACTTGTCCAGATCCACATCTCTTTCAAAATGGTCAGGACTCCAAGGAATCTCTATATCCGGTTCAACACCTTGATCCGTCATTCCTTTGCCTTGATCCAGGCTTAGACAGCGAGAAGTAGGAAACATCAATCGATAATCACCATAATCAACGGTACAACAATTGGAATAGTCTAAAATTCCGAGAGTTGGTCTACCTACCACCGTTACCTTCTTAAATTGCTTCATCATCTGGACAAAATTATCTCCAGAAGAAGCGCAGTAGATGTCTGATAAGACAAAGATCCGTTCGGGATAGTGGCCTCCTCTAACCTCTGGGAAGAATTCCTCGCTTTCTTGCTGATACGGTACATAGCCTTTCCCCCGATGGCGAAGCAAATCCTCTTTCATATCTTCAAGCAGCTTGACTGTTTCAGGACTAATTTCTTCCTGTTGCATCCAGTCCTCAAAGTCTTTCAAGCGCAGATCAACATTACGCTCCGTGTAGAGAATTTCCATGCCATCATCATCCCAATCAATGCCTTCATAGCCCTGATCCTTCTCTAAACCTAGATGTAATAGAGGGAAATATAAAGAATCTGTCCCTCCACTGTTATGTCTCACATCAATGAGAAGAAACTTGACTTCCGTCATCATAGGTAAACACTCTTGATATACCCGACTAATAGCTCTCTCATCCATAAAGTTATCCAGACGAAGATAAAGAATCTCATCGTCTAATCGTTTCCAAAAGATATGATCCTGGATCGGTTCTCGACTGGGTACTACTTTAATGGTCTTTTCTATCCCTTCTCGAAGCAGGGTGACACTCGTTGACTGAGAGACCAAATCTGCCCATTCTCTATAATGTCTTTCTGGGGTCTTGCTGATAAAATAGGCTTTATGAAGAGAAGCTATCTGATCCAAGTCTCTTCCATCCAGAGCTAGGATCTGATCTCCTACTTGAAGACCCGTATCTTCATTAGCTTCCTCAACATACAGTTTCTGTCCATTTATTCTCAAAAGGAACCCTTTTTGACTGGCCTTTTTATCTCGAAAGGAAACATGCCCGATCACCCCAAAACTAGCTAGGTAAGCCTTAACTTGATAGAGAAAGGCATCATCTGTCATATCATCTGTCATTTTTTCTCGAAAGCGATCGGGGTCGCATCCTTTTCGATCCTTGATGGTAGATGAATCATGGCTCATAACCGAGATGACATCTTCAAAAATAGCAGTCTTTTTCATAAAGGATTCCTTCCATTTTTTAGAAACAGTATACCACTTTTTCTTAAAAAGTTCTTAAAACCCTAAAAAACTATCCTAAAGTAGGATAGCCGTTATAGATTCTTTCTTTTCTTCGCTTTCTTTGTCAGAGCGACATCACAATTTTCAATCTTGCTAATCAATAGATTGGCAAGGGCAAAATCATCGATGTTCGATTCCATATTTACCTCATAGTTCAAGGTCAGTTGTTCTCCAGCTTGGGCCGTTGTGACAGAAATAAAGTCAATTTCTGAACAACTTTGGTCCAACAACTGGCTGATTTGTTCTGCAACAGAATCTTGTTTTGAGACAGTTATGGTCAAATGACGGCGCCGTTGATGGTCTGCCTTACTCTGTTTGTTCTCTAATACCAGCCACACTCCTAGTAAAGAAAGGGTTGATAAAATGGCCAATAAAAGATAGCCCGAACCTGCCGCTAGTCCTATAATCATGGCAAGAAAAATCGCAATCAACTC
Above is a window of Streptococcus sp. LPB0220 DNA encoding:
- the dltA gene encoding D-alanine--poly(phosphoribitol) ligase subunit DltA, which produces MSNQPITDMIETIERYAQLQPDYPVYNVLGEEHTYGQLKADSDSLAAYIDQMGLPEKSPVVVFGGQEYEMLATFVALTKSGHAYIPIDSHSALERVSAIVEVAEPSLIIAINEFPLENPAAPIMSLEQVREAYAAQHAYDLKHPVKGDDNYYIIFTSGTTGKPKGVQISHDNLLSFTNWMITDKEFATPERPQMLAQPPYSFDLSVMYWAPTLALGGTLFALPSAITQDFKQLFATIFSLPIAIWTSTPSFADMAMLSEDFNAEKMPGITHFYFDGEELTVKTAQKLRERFPNARIINAYGPTEATVALSAVAVTDEMLATLKRLPIGYTKEDSPTFIIDEAGNKLPNGEQGEIIVSGPAVSKGYMNNPEKTAEAFFEFEGLPAYHTGDVGTMTDEGLLLYGGRMDFQIKFNGYRIELEDVSQNLNKSKYIDSAVAVPRYNKDHKVQNLLAYVILKEGVKEQFEREIDITKAIKEDLENIMMSYMMPSKFLYRDSLPLTPNGKIDIKGLISEVNNR
- a CDS encoding teichoic acid D-Ala incorporation-associated protein DltX → MKHKTLYKFIGQTILYFAIFLALLYFFSYLGQGQGGFIYNEF
- a CDS encoding S41 family peptidase, coding for MKKTAIFEDVISVMSHDSSTIKDRKGCDPDRFREKMTDDMTDDAFLYQVKAYLASFGVIGHVSFRDKKASQKGFLLRINGQKLYVEEANEDTGLQVGDQILALDGRDLDQIASLHKAYFISKTPERHYREWADLVSQSTSVTLLREGIEKTIKVVPSREPIQDHIFWKRLDDEILYLRLDNFMDERAISRVYQECLPMMTEVKFLLIDVRHNSGGTDSLYFPLLHLGLEKDQGYEGIDWDDDGMEILYTERNVDLRLKDFEDWMQQEEISPETVKLLEDMKEDLLRHRGKGYVPYQQESEEFFPEVRGGHYPERIFVLSDIYCASSGDNFVQMMKQFKKVTVVGRPTLGILDYSNCCTVDYGDYRLMFPTSRCLSLDQGKGMTDQGVEPDIEIPWSPDHFERDVDLDKCLELIHRGNVK
- a CDS encoding DUF4956 domain-containing protein, with the protein product MSNLFDSIFNNATATVDPLRLLLALLVSLFLGMALSWTYKYRTLYTREFVISLTLLPSMMTLVIFLVNGSLGTSIAVAGTFSLIRFRSATSGSRELIAIFLAMIIGLAAGSGYLLLAILSTLSLLGVWLVLENKQSKADHQRRRHLTITVSKQDSVAEQISQLLDQSCSEIDFISVTTAQAGEQLTLNYEVNMESNIDDFALANLLISKIENCDVALTKKAKKRKNL